One genomic segment of Nonomuraea coxensis DSM 45129 includes these proteins:
- the alaS gene encoding alanine--tRNA ligase: MESAEIARRFLRFFEERGHKIVPSASLIAEDPTLLLVPAGMAPFKPYFLGQRKPPASRLATAQKCVRTPDIEEVGKTTRHATFFQMLGNFSFGDYFKAEVIPFAWELLTRSESDGGFGFPEDKLWATVYLEDDEAYDIWRNKVGLPEHRIQRRGLEDNYWHMGVPGPGGPCSEIYYDRGPEYGKEGGPVADEDRYLEVWNLVFMQYQLSAVRSKVDFDIAGELPTKNIDTGMGLERMAAILQGVDNIYEIDTTYKILDKAAELTKTRYGRDRRSDVSLRVVADHVRTGTMLVADGVLPGNEGRGYVLRRILRRSVRNLRLLGSGDERYMHELTDVAINVMGEQYPELKVDAPQIHAVIDAEEASFLGTLRTGTAIFDVAVEETKRKSGSTLSGQQAFQLHDTYGFPIDLTLEMAAEQGLKVDEEGFRRLMKEQRQRAKADAAAKKTGNADISVFGHMLEAAGKVEFLGYDHTEADTSVVGILVDGASVPSAGAGTTIEVVLARTPFYAEGGGQLADQGVIRTGGAEVEITDVQQPLSGLIVHRGKVRSGELKVGDEAQAEIDLERRRAISRSHSATHLVHRGFKNALGETAAQAGSENSPGRFRFDFTAAGAVPPSVLRDVEDEVNAVLINDLKVNAFYTSQAEARAMGALAMFGEKYGDEVRVVEIGDYSRELCGGTHVHSSGQLGLVKVLGEQSVGAGVRRVEALVGIDAFRFLARESVLVHQLSEQLKARREELPERIDGIVTRLRTAEKELERLRSAQVLAVAGELVARARDQRGASVVTHRAPDGTGADDLRKLALDVRGRFPSDSPAVVVIAGVPSDRPVVVAAVNEAGRERGLKAGQLVGVAAKALGGGGGGKDDVAQGGGTRPEAIGEALRLVDEAIAGQLG; this comes from the coding sequence ATGGAGTCGGCAGAGATCGCGCGCCGCTTCCTGCGCTTCTTCGAGGAGCGTGGGCACAAGATAGTGCCCTCGGCCAGCCTGATCGCAGAGGACCCCACGCTTCTCCTGGTTCCGGCCGGTATGGCGCCGTTCAAGCCGTACTTCCTGGGGCAGCGCAAGCCTCCGGCGTCCCGGCTGGCCACCGCCCAGAAGTGCGTCCGCACGCCCGACATCGAAGAGGTCGGCAAGACCACCAGGCACGCGACGTTCTTCCAGATGCTCGGCAACTTCTCCTTCGGCGACTACTTCAAGGCCGAGGTGATCCCGTTCGCCTGGGAGCTGCTGACCCGCTCCGAGTCCGACGGCGGCTTCGGCTTCCCCGAGGACAAGCTGTGGGCGACGGTCTACCTCGAGGACGACGAGGCGTACGACATCTGGCGCAACAAGGTCGGCCTGCCCGAGCACCGCATCCAGCGCCGCGGCCTGGAGGACAACTACTGGCACATGGGCGTGCCCGGCCCCGGCGGCCCCTGCTCGGAGATCTACTACGACCGCGGCCCCGAATACGGCAAGGAGGGCGGCCCCGTCGCCGACGAGGACCGCTACCTCGAGGTCTGGAACCTCGTCTTCATGCAGTACCAGCTCAGCGCGGTCCGCAGCAAGGTCGACTTCGACATAGCGGGCGAGCTGCCGACCAAGAACATCGACACCGGCATGGGCCTGGAGCGCATGGCGGCGATCCTGCAGGGCGTCGACAACATCTACGAGATCGACACCACCTACAAGATCCTCGACAAGGCGGCCGAGCTCACCAAGACCCGTTACGGCCGCGACCGCCGCTCCGACGTGAGCCTGCGGGTGGTCGCCGACCACGTGCGCACCGGCACCATGCTGGTCGCCGACGGCGTCCTGCCCGGCAACGAGGGCCGCGGCTACGTCCTGCGCCGCATCCTGCGCCGCTCCGTGCGCAACCTGCGCCTGCTCGGCTCCGGCGACGAGCGCTACATGCACGAGCTCACCGACGTCGCGATCAACGTCATGGGCGAGCAGTACCCCGAGCTCAAGGTCGACGCGCCGCAGATCCACGCGGTCATCGACGCCGAGGAGGCGAGCTTCCTCGGCACGCTGCGCACCGGCACCGCGATCTTCGACGTGGCCGTCGAGGAGACCAAGCGCAAGTCCGGCAGCACGCTGTCCGGCCAGCAGGCGTTCCAGCTCCACGACACCTACGGCTTCCCGATCGACCTCACCCTGGAGATGGCGGCCGAGCAGGGGCTCAAGGTCGACGAGGAGGGTTTCCGCCGGCTCATGAAGGAGCAGCGGCAGCGGGCCAAGGCCGACGCCGCGGCGAAGAAGACCGGCAACGCCGACATCTCGGTGTTCGGCCACATGCTGGAGGCGGCGGGCAAGGTCGAGTTCCTCGGCTACGACCACACCGAGGCCGACACGAGCGTCGTCGGCATCCTGGTCGACGGGGCGTCCGTCCCGTCGGCGGGCGCGGGCACCACGATCGAGGTCGTGCTCGCGCGCACCCCGTTCTACGCCGAGGGCGGCGGCCAGCTCGCCGACCAGGGCGTCATCCGCACCGGCGGTGCCGAGGTGGAGATCACCGACGTGCAGCAGCCGCTCTCCGGGCTCATCGTCCACCGCGGCAAGGTCCGCAGCGGCGAGCTCAAGGTCGGCGACGAGGCGCAGGCGGAGATCGACCTCGAACGCCGCCGCGCGATCTCGCGCAGCCACAGCGCCACCCACCTCGTCCACCGCGGCTTCAAGAACGCGCTCGGCGAGACGGCGGCGCAGGCCGGCTCCGAGAACTCACCCGGCCGCTTCCGCTTCGACTTCACCGCGGCCGGCGCGGTGCCGCCGAGCGTGCTGCGCGACGTCGAGGACGAGGTCAACGCGGTGCTCATCAACGACCTCAAGGTCAACGCCTTCTACACCTCCCAGGCGGAGGCGCGGGCGATGGGCGCGCTCGCCATGTTCGGCGAGAAGTACGGCGACGAGGTCCGCGTGGTCGAGATCGGCGACTACTCGCGCGAGCTGTGCGGCGGCACCCACGTCCACAGCTCCGGCCAGCTCGGCCTGGTCAAGGTGCTCGGCGAGCAGTCGGTCGGCGCGGGCGTGCGCCGCGTCGAGGCGCTGGTCGGCATCGACGCCTTCCGCTTCCTGGCGCGCGAGAGCGTGCTGGTCCACCAGCTCAGCGAGCAGCTCAAGGCCCGCCGCGAGGAGCTGCCCGAGCGCATCGACGGCATCGTCACCCGGCTGCGCACGGCCGAGAAGGAGCTGGAGAGGCTGCGCTCGGCGCAGGTGCTCGCGGTGGCGGGCGAGCTGGTGGCGCGGGCCCGTGACCAGCGCGGCGCCTCCGTCGTGACACACCGCGCGCCTGATGGCACCGGCGCCGATGATCTGCGTAAGCTCGCGCTTGATGTGCGTGGCAGGTTCCCGTCCGACAGCCCGGCGGTCGTCGTGATCGCCGGTGTCCCCTCCGACCGGCCTGTGGTGGTTGCCGCGGTCAACGAGGCGGGGCGCGAGCGCGGGCTCAAGGCCGGGCAGCTGGTCGGCGTCGCCGCCAAGGCTCTTGGGGGTGGCGGTGGCGGCAAGGACGATGTCGCGCAGGGCGGTGGCACGCGACCGGAGGCGATCGGCGAGGCGTTGCGCCTGGTCGATGAGGCCATCGCGGGTCAGCTCGGCTGA
- a CDS encoding DUF948 domain-containing protein, translated as MLTAGEVAGLIAATGWVVLVCVLAMVLVKLARLLKATTKAVTELNHRLTPLLDDVSLTVNETNRQLMAVEAIAKDVKQVSGHAARLSAVTDTMFTGPLIKVSSLGYGVRRAIEARRPARRGGGRTRRVR; from the coding sequence ATGCTAACCGCCGGAGAGGTCGCCGGTCTGATCGCCGCCACCGGCTGGGTGGTCCTGGTCTGCGTGCTGGCCATGGTCCTCGTCAAGCTCGCCCGGCTGCTCAAGGCGACCACCAAGGCGGTCACCGAGCTCAACCACCGCCTCACGCCGCTGCTCGACGACGTCAGCCTGACCGTCAACGAGACCAACAGGCAGCTCATGGCCGTCGAGGCCATCGCCAAGGACGTCAAGCAGGTCAGCGGCCACGCCGCACGGCTGAGCGCGGTCACCGACACCATGTTCACCGGCCCGCTGATCAAGGTGTCCTCGCTGGGCTACGGCGTGCGCCGGGCCATCGAGGCCCGCAGGCCGGCCCGGCGCGGCGGCGGGCGGACGAGGCGGGTCAGATGA
- a CDS encoding replication-associated recombination protein A, with product MDSLFDSAAEDATPQPLAVRMRPRTLDEVIGQRHLLGSGTPLRRLVESEAPMSLFLWGPPGTGKTTLAYVVSNVTQRRFVEISAVSAGVKDVRAAIDNARRELGMTGRQTVLFVDEVHRFNKAQQDALLPAVENRWVTFIGATTENPFFSVISPLLSRSLLLTLESLSDDDIRAVLERAVAEPRGLGGRHRLAPEALEHLVRLAGGDARRSLTYLEAAALLAEDITVEVVEKAVDKAAVRYDRQGDQHYDVISAFIKSMRGSDADAALHYLARMIEAGEDPRFIARRIVIFASEDVGMADPTCLQTAVAAAQAVQLIGLPEGQINLAHAVIHCALAPKSNAVVKAIGAAIGDVRKGLIGQVPGHLRDAHYGGAAKLGHGEGYKYPHDFEHGLVRQDYAPEQVRERRYYEPTRHGAEAPVAERWAKIRDFLRGGPLTPRGPQ from the coding sequence GTGGACAGCTTGTTCGACTCGGCGGCCGAGGACGCCACCCCGCAGCCCCTGGCGGTGCGCATGCGCCCGCGCACGCTCGACGAGGTGATCGGCCAGCGCCACCTGCTCGGCTCCGGCACCCCGCTGCGCCGCCTGGTCGAGAGCGAAGCCCCCATGTCGCTGTTCCTGTGGGGGCCGCCGGGCACCGGCAAGACCACGCTCGCCTACGTCGTCTCCAACGTCACCCAGCGCCGTTTCGTGGAGATCTCCGCCGTCTCCGCCGGGGTCAAGGACGTCCGCGCGGCCATCGACAACGCCCGCCGCGAGCTGGGCATGACCGGCCGCCAGACCGTGCTGTTCGTGGACGAGGTCCACCGCTTCAACAAGGCCCAGCAGGACGCCCTGCTGCCCGCCGTGGAGAACCGCTGGGTCACCTTCATCGGCGCCACCACCGAGAACCCGTTCTTCTCCGTCATCTCGCCGCTGCTGTCGCGCTCGCTCCTGCTCACCCTCGAATCGCTGTCCGACGACGACATCCGCGCCGTCCTGGAGCGGGCGGTGGCCGAGCCGCGCGGGCTCGGCGGGCGGCACCGGCTCGCTCCCGAGGCGCTGGAGCACCTCGTACGCCTCGCGGGCGGCGATGCCCGGCGGTCGCTGACCTACCTGGAGGCGGCGGCGCTGCTGGCCGAGGACATCACCGTCGAGGTCGTCGAGAAGGCCGTCGACAAGGCCGCGGTGCGCTACGACCGGCAGGGCGACCAGCACTACGACGTGATCAGCGCCTTCATCAAGTCGATGCGCGGCTCCGACGCCGACGCCGCGCTCCACTACCTCGCCCGGATGATCGAGGCCGGCGAGGACCCCCGCTTCATCGCCCGCCGCATCGTCATCTTCGCCAGCGAGGACGTCGGCATGGCCGACCCCACCTGCCTGCAGACCGCCGTCGCCGCCGCGCAGGCCGTCCAGCTCATCGGCCTGCCCGAGGGGCAGATCAACCTGGCGCACGCGGTCATCCACTGCGCGCTGGCCCCCAAGTCCAACGCGGTCGTCAAGGCCATCGGCGCGGCGATCGGCGACGTCCGCAAGGGTCTGATCGGCCAGGTGCCCGGCCATCTGCGCGACGCCCACTACGGCGGAGCCGCCAAGCTCGGCCACGGCGAGGGCTACAAATACCCGCACGACTTCGAGCACGGGCTCGTCCGCCAGGACTACGCGCCCGAGCAGGTGCGCGAGCGGCGCTACTACGAGCCCACCCGGCACGGAGCCGAGGCTCCGGTCGCCGAGCGCTGGGCCAAGATCCGCGACTTCCTGCGCGGTGGACCCCTGACGCCTCGCGGTCCTCAGTAA
- a CDS encoding peptidylprolyl isomerase, which yields MSGEDRKSDLAREHKERQEKRAAAEGSSKAKRNAFIGAGVAVVVVAGGIFAATTLSGGDGTDPAAAESSASASASASPSASLPIAPTKTAAAGPVTCTYKRDDSVPNKFVGLPGKKPNMKLKKMTINFNRGKVVVDLMTDAAPCTVNSLSFLSKKHFYDNMKCHRLVTPDVAGVHLLQCGDPQAKADGKNPTDGQGTSGYVYADENVEIPPAKGVVFMSQPGDAMGQNNSQFVFSLSDENTQLGAGFSTVGVVSEGLDMLVGLAKDGQDLIVNEADITGDGGTTAPKKPVIIKNITFS from the coding sequence GTGAGCGGCGAAGACCGCAAGAGCGACCTCGCGCGGGAGCACAAGGAGCGGCAGGAGAAGCGCGCGGCGGCCGAGGGCTCCTCCAAGGCGAAGCGGAACGCCTTCATCGGCGCGGGCGTGGCTGTGGTGGTGGTGGCCGGCGGCATCTTCGCCGCGACCACGCTGAGCGGCGGCGACGGCACTGATCCGGCCGCGGCGGAGAGCTCGGCGTCGGCCTCGGCCTCGGCCTCGCCCTCGGCGTCGTTGCCGATCGCGCCGACGAAGACCGCGGCGGCGGGGCCGGTGACGTGCACGTACAAGCGTGACGACTCCGTCCCGAACAAGTTCGTGGGCCTGCCGGGCAAGAAGCCCAACATGAAGCTGAAGAAGATGACGATCAACTTCAACCGCGGCAAGGTCGTCGTCGACCTGATGACGGACGCGGCCCCGTGCACCGTCAACTCGCTCAGCTTCCTCAGCAAGAAGCACTTCTACGACAACATGAAGTGCCACCGGCTGGTCACCCCGGACGTCGCCGGCGTGCACCTGCTGCAGTGCGGCGACCCGCAGGCCAAGGCCGACGGCAAGAACCCGACCGACGGCCAGGGCACCTCGGGCTACGTGTACGCCGACGAGAACGTCGAGATCCCGCCGGCCAAGGGCGTGGTCTTCATGTCCCAGCCGGGTGACGCGATGGGCCAGAACAACAGCCAGTTCGTCTTCTCGCTGTCGGACGAGAACACGCAGCTCGGCGCGGGCTTCTCCACCGTCGGCGTAGTCAGCGAGGGCCTGGACATGCTGGTCGGCCTGGCCAAGGACGGCCAGGACCTCATCGTGAACGAGGCCGACATCACCGGCGACGGCGGCACCACGGCGCCCAAGAAGCCGGTCATCATCAAGAACATCACGTTCTCCTGA
- the aspS gene encoding aspartate--tRNA ligase, producing MIRTHTAGSLREEHAGQKVTLAGWVARRRDHGGVVFIDLRDASGSAQVVFREEDHAHDLRAEYCVKVVGEVRLRPEGNENPELPTGKIEVVADTVEVLSESAPLPFPIEGNVGVSEEARLKYRYLDVRRQQVAHAMRVRSKATYLANEVMNELGFVYVETPTLTRSTPEGARDFLVPVRLQPGNWYALPQSPQLFKQLLQVAGLERYYQLAKCYRDEDLRADRQPEFTQIDVEMSFVDQEDVIQVGETLIARLWRELAGYELPTPLPRMTYAEAMARYGSDKPDLRFGQELVEMTDYFAGTTFRVFQADYVGAVVMPGGASQTRKELDGWQEWARSRGAKGLAYVLVQEDGTLGGPVAKNLSEEELSGLAVKVGAAPGDAIFFAAGARTASRDLLGAARLEIGRRCGLIDESQWSFLWVVDAPMFEEDGEGGWTAVHHPFTGPKPEWADNFQDHPGEALAYAYDMVCNGMEIGGGSIRIHRAEMQQRVFDVLGISKEEAESKFGFLLEAFKYGPPPHGGIAYGWDRICMLLAGGDSIRDVIAFPKTASGFDPLTGAPTPITAGQRKEAGVDAQPRQD from the coding sequence GTGATCCGCACGCATACGGCCGGGTCGCTCCGCGAGGAGCACGCCGGGCAGAAGGTGACGCTCGCGGGCTGGGTGGCCCGCCGCCGCGACCATGGCGGCGTGGTCTTCATCGACCTGCGTGACGCCTCCGGCTCGGCGCAGGTGGTCTTCCGCGAGGAGGACCACGCCCACGACCTGCGCGCCGAATACTGCGTGAAGGTCGTCGGCGAGGTGCGCCTGCGCCCGGAGGGCAACGAGAACCCCGAGCTGCCCACCGGGAAGATCGAGGTCGTCGCCGACACCGTCGAGGTGCTGAGCGAGTCGGCGCCGCTGCCGTTCCCGATCGAGGGCAACGTGGGGGTGTCGGAGGAGGCGCGGCTGAAGTACCGCTACCTCGACGTGCGCCGCCAGCAGGTGGCGCACGCCATGCGGGTGCGCTCCAAGGCCACCTACCTCGCCAACGAGGTCATGAACGAGCTCGGCTTCGTCTACGTCGAGACCCCGACGCTGACCCGCTCCACGCCCGAGGGCGCCCGCGACTTCCTCGTCCCCGTGCGCCTGCAGCCCGGCAACTGGTACGCCCTCCCGCAGTCGCCGCAGCTGTTCAAGCAGCTCCTCCAGGTCGCCGGCCTGGAGCGCTACTACCAGCTCGCCAAGTGCTACCGCGACGAGGACCTGCGCGCCGACCGGCAGCCGGAGTTCACCCAGATCGACGTCGAGATGTCCTTCGTCGACCAGGAGGACGTCATCCAGGTCGGCGAGACGCTGATCGCCCGCCTGTGGCGGGAGCTCGCCGGCTACGAGCTGCCGACGCCGCTGCCGCGCATGACGTACGCCGAGGCCATGGCCCGCTACGGCTCCGACAAGCCCGACCTGCGCTTCGGCCAGGAGCTGGTAGAGATGACCGACTACTTCGCCGGCACCACCTTCCGCGTCTTCCAGGCCGACTACGTCGGCGCGGTCGTCATGCCGGGCGGCGCCTCGCAGACCCGCAAGGAGCTCGACGGCTGGCAGGAGTGGGCCCGCTCGCGCGGCGCCAAGGGCCTGGCCTACGTGCTGGTGCAGGAGGACGGCACGCTCGGCGGCCCGGTCGCCAAGAACCTCTCGGAGGAGGAGCTGTCCGGGCTGGCCGTCAAGGTCGGCGCCGCCCCCGGTGACGCGATCTTCTTCGCCGCGGGCGCCCGCACCGCCTCCCGCGACCTGCTCGGCGCGGCCCGGCTGGAGATCGGCCGCCGCTGCGGGCTCATCGACGAGTCGCAGTGGTCGTTCCTGTGGGTCGTGGACGCCCCCATGTTCGAGGAGGACGGCGAGGGCGGCTGGACGGCCGTGCACCACCCGTTCACCGGCCCCAAGCCCGAGTGGGCCGACAACTTCCAGGACCACCCGGGCGAGGCGCTGGCCTACGCCTACGACATGGTCTGCAACGGCATGGAGATCGGCGGCGGCTCGATCCGTATCCACCGGGCCGAGATGCAGCAGCGTGTCTTCGACGTGCTCGGCATCTCCAAGGAGGAGGCCGAGAGCAAGTTCGGCTTCCTGCTGGAGGCGTTCAAGTACGGCCCGCCGCCGCACGGCGGCATCGCCTACGGCTGGGACCGCATCTGCATGCTGCTGGCCGGCGGCGACTCGATCCGCGACGTCATCGCCTTCCCCAAGACGGCCTCCGGCTTCGACCCGCTGACCGGCGCGCCCACGCCCATCACGGCGGGGCAGCGCAAGGAGGCGGGCGTCGACGCCCAGCCGCGCCAGGACTGA
- the hisS gene encoding histidine--tRNA ligase, with translation MSFQAPKGVKEYVPPQASTFYAIRAAFAGTARRAGYSYLETAVFEDTQLFARGVGESTDVVSKEMYTFTDRGGRSLTLRPEFTAGVLRAVLEHGLHRGQLPVKVWTDGPVFRAEAPQEGRYRQFYQLDLEAIGSEDPAVDAETIALAWQWYTTLGLTRVRLLLNSLGCRECRPIYRARLQEFLRALDLDEATRARIEINPLRVLDDKRPEVQEQLTDAPLIGDHLCAGCKSYHDRVKQLLADLGIPWEDSPRLVRGLDYYTRTTFEFDHPLLGAQSGIGGGGRYDGLSEAIGGPALPGIGFGLGLDRTVIALEREGVEPDTPARCEVYGVALGDEAARAMFTLVNELRAAGVAADMAFGGKGLKGAMKGADRSGARFALILGERDLAARAVQVKDLTTADQTEVPLAQVVDVLKGKVQ, from the coding sequence ATGAGCTTCCAAGCACCAAAAGGCGTCAAGGAATACGTCCCGCCGCAGGCGTCGACGTTCTACGCGATCCGCGCCGCGTTCGCCGGGACGGCCAGGCGCGCGGGCTACTCCTACCTCGAGACCGCGGTCTTCGAGGACACCCAGCTCTTCGCCCGTGGCGTCGGCGAGTCCACCGACGTCGTGAGCAAGGAGATGTACACCTTCACCGACCGCGGCGGACGCTCGCTCACGCTGCGCCCGGAGTTCACCGCCGGCGTGCTGCGCGCGGTGCTGGAGCACGGCCTGCACCGCGGCCAGCTGCCGGTCAAGGTGTGGACCGACGGGCCGGTCTTCCGCGCCGAGGCGCCCCAGGAGGGCCGCTACCGCCAGTTCTACCAGCTCGACCTGGAGGCCATCGGCAGCGAGGACCCCGCCGTCGACGCCGAGACCATCGCGCTGGCCTGGCAGTGGTACACCACGCTCGGCCTCACCCGGGTCCGCCTGCTGCTCAACTCGCTGGGCTGCCGCGAGTGCCGCCCGATCTACCGGGCGCGGCTGCAGGAGTTCCTGCGCGCGCTCGACCTCGACGAGGCCACCCGCGCCCGCATCGAGATCAACCCGCTGCGCGTGCTCGACGACAAGCGGCCCGAGGTGCAGGAGCAGCTCACGGACGCGCCGCTCATCGGCGACCACCTGTGCGCCGGCTGCAAGTCCTACCACGACCGGGTCAAGCAGCTCCTGGCCGACCTCGGCATCCCGTGGGAGGACTCCCCGCGGCTGGTGCGCGGGCTCGACTACTACACGCGCACCACGTTCGAGTTCGACCACCCGCTGCTCGGCGCGCAGTCGGGCATCGGCGGCGGCGGCCGCTACGACGGCCTGTCCGAGGCCATCGGCGGGCCCGCGCTGCCCGGCATCGGCTTCGGGCTCGGCCTCGACCGCACCGTCATCGCCCTGGAGCGCGAGGGCGTCGAGCCCGACACCCCCGCCCGCTGCGAGGTGTACGGTGTGGCGCTGGGCGACGAAGCGGCCCGCGCCATGTTCACCCTCGTGAACGAGCTGCGCGCGGCCGGCGTCGCCGCCGACATGGCCTTCGGCGGCAAGGGGCTCAAGGGCGCGATGAAGGGAGCCGACCGTTCCGGCGCGCGCTTCGCGCTGATCCTGGGCGAGCGCGACCTCGCCGCCCGGGCCGTGCAGGTGAAGGACCTGACCACAGCAGACCAGACCGAGGTGCCGCTGGCCCAGGTCGTGGACGTCTTGAAGGGGAAAGTGCAGTGA
- a CDS encoding MBL fold metallo-hydrolase, with protein sequence MLIAGFPAGGFQTNCYVVAPAAGEECVIVDPGQDAVEGVDDLLREHRLKPVAVVLTHGHLDHVWSVAPVCGARDVPAWIHPDDRHLLSDPGAAFSRESAALFGGITLSEPGDVRELTDGATLELAGLELVVDHTPGHTRGSVSFRLPSDDVMFSGDLLFAGSIGRTDLPGGDYPTILRSLATKCLPLPDDTVVLPGHGPQTTIGRERATNPYLKEAAPHAGPTRGI encoded by the coding sequence CGAGGAGTGCGTGATCGTCGATCCGGGCCAGGACGCCGTCGAAGGCGTCGACGACCTGCTGCGCGAGCACCGGCTCAAGCCGGTCGCCGTGGTCCTCACCCACGGCCACCTCGACCACGTCTGGTCGGTGGCCCCCGTCTGCGGCGCCCGCGACGTGCCGGCCTGGATCCACCCGGACGACCGCCACCTGCTCAGTGACCCCGGCGCCGCCTTCTCCCGCGAGAGCGCCGCGCTGTTCGGCGGCATCACGCTGAGCGAGCCGGGCGACGTGCGCGAGCTGACCGACGGCGCCACGCTGGAGCTGGCCGGCCTGGAGCTGGTCGTGGACCACACCCCCGGCCATACCAGGGGGTCGGTGAGCTTCCGGCTGCCCTCGGACGACGTGATGTTCTCGGGCGACCTGCTGTTCGCCGGCTCCATCGGCCGCACCGATCTTCCCGGCGGCGACTACCCGACCATCCTGCGCAGCCTGGCTACCAAGTGTCTGCCGCTGCCGGACGATACGGTCGTGTTGCCGGGCCACGGACCACAGACCACGATCGGCCGCGAGCGCGCGACCAACCCCTACCTGAAGGAAGCAGCGCCGCACGCCGGTCCCACACGAGGGATCTAA